One region of Quercus lobata isolate SW786 chromosome 2, ValleyOak3.0 Primary Assembly, whole genome shotgun sequence genomic DNA includes:
- the LOC115977921 gene encoding uncharacterized protein KIAA0754-like has product MGVPMEGFFNGADVVFATPAPSTAAHKALAKTPTPSVEPVPKEGTHIEGVGETTSLFVETPTPPEGAIPPTAVQTKTAPSVLPLVISTSDPFAAIFHAAKGSASLVVTPSSIPGSATRGPDIDLSSEGSDDILEDPDDAPVLKKRISDSDEEESASPEPDFMETFEGPGIAAGVGMTAPTTPVTPIPAAPSAPFSAVPTAPASAVPTILVFVTLAAPIPGSFGPLPTASSQFMVGSSSIVVPDDAATFVARFDQL; this is encoded by the exons ATGGGTGTACCCATGGAAGGCTTTTTTAATGGGGCCGATGTAGTATTTGCAACACCCGCTCCCTCTACCGCTGCACATAAGGCTCTTGCCAAAACTCCCACCCCTTCCGTCGAGCCAGTACCCAAAGAGGGTACTCATATCGAAGGGGTTGGTGAGACTACATCTTTGTTTGTCGAGACACCCACTCCTCCAGAGGGAGCCATTCCTCCTACCGCCGTTCAAACCAAGACCGCTCCTTCTGTTCTGCCGCTTGTTATTTCGACCAGTGACCCTTTTGCAGCTATCTTCCATGCTGCAAAGGGCAGTGCTTCCCTTGTTGTTACTCCTTCCTCCATTCCCGGCTCCGCTACCCGTGGTCCTGATATTGACTTATCCTCGGAAGGGTCCGATGACATTCTTGAGGATCCCGATGATGCGCCCGTTCTGAAGAAGAGGATTTCCGATTCCGATGAAGAAGAGAGTGCTTCACCCGAGCCTGACTTCATGG AGACTTTTGAGGGGCCAGGAATTGCAGCAGGCGTGGGAATGACTGCTCCTACCACACCCGTAACACCTATTCCTGCCGCACCTTCAGCACCCTTTTCAGCCGTACCTACTGCTCCTGCTTCCGCTGTGCCTACAATACTTGTTTTTGTTACACTCGCAGCCCCCATTCCTGGTAGCTTTG gtCCACTTCCTACTGCCTCTTCTCAGTTTATGGTGGGTAGCAGTTCCATCGTCGTCCCAGATGATGCTGCGACCTTCGTTGCCCGTTTTGACCAACTGTAG